A single region of the Kineosporiaceae bacterium SCSIO 59966 genome encodes:
- a CDS encoding AtpZ/AtpI family protein — translation MSSPPDDPQRRERERLQSEQDAAAAWSVPAYLLSGMAGYGFLGWLLDRWLGTSWLVLVGVLVGTALAGYLIWLRYGTR, via the coding sequence ATGAGCAGCCCACCGGACGACCCGCAGCGCCGCGAGCGCGAGCGGCTGCAGTCCGAACAGGACGCGGCCGCCGCCTGGAGCGTCCCGGCGTACCTGCTGTCCGGGATGGCCGGCTACGGGTTCCTCGGCTGGCTGCTCGACCGGTGGCTGGGGACGAGCTGGCTGGTGCTGGTCGGCGTCCTCGTCGGCACGGCCCTGGCTGGCTACCTCATCTGGCTCCGGTACGGTACGCGGTGA
- a CDS encoding F0F1 ATP synthase subunit gamma, producing the protein MGAQQRVYRGRIRSTQSMKKIFRAMELIATSRIARARQAVTASTPYARAITRAVSAVATFSDAEHPLTTEKAEVRRAAVLLVTSDRGMAGAYSANVLKEGERLAERLRENDVEPVPYLFGRKAVAYYRFRRRPVEREWTGYSEQPTFEVAREIGDALVDAFVRGSEDGGVDEIHVVFTRFVNMVTQQPEVIRLLPLEVVEGVEEPSADELLPLYEFEPDVEQVLDALLPRYSGSRIYNCLLQAAASEQASRQRAMKSASDNAEELIRTYTRLANQARQAEITNEISEIVGGADALAQATASR; encoded by the coding sequence ATGGGAGCCCAGCAGCGGGTCTACCGCGGACGGATCCGGTCGACGCAGTCGATGAAGAAGATCTTCCGCGCGATGGAGCTGATCGCGACGTCGCGGATCGCCCGGGCGCGTCAGGCGGTGACCGCCTCGACGCCGTACGCCCGGGCGATCACCCGCGCCGTGTCGGCGGTGGCGACGTTCTCGGACGCCGAGCACCCGCTGACGACCGAGAAGGCCGAGGTGCGCCGGGCGGCGGTGCTGCTCGTCACCAGCGACCGCGGCATGGCCGGGGCGTACTCCGCCAACGTCCTCAAGGAGGGCGAGCGGCTCGCCGAGCGGCTGCGGGAGAACGACGTCGAGCCGGTCCCGTACCTGTTCGGCCGCAAGGCGGTGGCCTACTACCGGTTCCGCCGGCGTCCGGTCGAGCGGGAGTGGACCGGTTACTCCGAGCAGCCGACGTTCGAGGTGGCCCGGGAGATCGGGGACGCGCTCGTCGACGCCTTCGTGCGGGGCTCGGAGGACGGCGGCGTGGACGAGATCCACGTCGTCTTCACCCGGTTCGTCAACATGGTCACCCAGCAGCCCGAGGTCATCCGGCTGCTGCCCCTGGAGGTCGTCGAAGGGGTCGAGGAGCCGTCGGCGGACGAGCTGCTGCCGCTCTACGAGTTCGAGCCGGACGTCGAGCAGGTGCTCGACGCGCTGCTGCCGCGCTACAGCGGCAGCCGCATCTACAACTGCCTGCTGCAGGCCGCGGCCAGCGAGCAGGCGTCGCGTCAGCGCGCGATGAAGTCCGCGAGCGACAACGCCGAGGAGCTCATCCGCACGTACACCCGACTGGCCAACCAGGCGCGCCAGGCGGAGATCACGAACGAGATCAGTGAGATCGTGGGTGGCGCGGACGCGCTCGCCCAGGCCACCGCGAGCCGGTAG
- the atpD gene encoding F0F1 ATP synthase subunit beta, which yields MTATLPETDVRSTEPGVGRIARVTGPVVDIEFPADAIPDINNALQVTYELLGEQTTLWLEVAQHVGDNMVRAIAMKPTDGLVRGMPVHDTGAPISVPVGDVTLGKVFNVVGDCLNCDEPLEVTERWPIHRTAPAFDQLESKTEMFETGIKVIDLLTPYVQGGKIGLFGGAGVGKTVLIQEMIARVARDHGGVSVFAGVGERTREGNDLIAEMEESGVLGSTALVFGQMDEPPGTRLRVALSALTMAEYFRDVQQQDVLLFIDNIFRFTQAGSEVSTLLGRMPSAVGYQPNLADEMGLLQERITSTRGHSITSMQAIYVPADDYTDPAPATTFAHLDATTELSREIASLGIYPAVDPLTSTSRILDPRYISQEHYTTAVRVKQILQRNKELQDIIAILGVDELSEEDKIVVNRARRIQRFLSQNTYVAKQFTGIEGSTVPLSETVEAFTKIADGEYDHVAEQAFFMCGGLEDVERNWARIQKETGE from the coding sequence ATGACCGCCACTCTCCCGGAGACCGACGTCCGCTCCACCGAGCCCGGCGTCGGCCGCATCGCCCGGGTCACCGGGCCTGTTGTCGACATCGAGTTCCCCGCGGACGCGATCCCCGACATCAACAACGCCCTGCAGGTCACCTACGAGCTGCTCGGCGAGCAGACCACTTTGTGGCTCGAGGTCGCCCAGCACGTCGGCGACAACATGGTCCGGGCCATCGCGATGAAGCCGACTGACGGCCTGGTCCGCGGCATGCCGGTGCACGACACCGGCGCGCCGATCAGCGTCCCCGTCGGCGACGTCACCCTCGGCAAGGTGTTCAACGTCGTCGGGGACTGCCTCAACTGCGACGAGCCGCTGGAGGTCACCGAGCGCTGGCCGATCCACCGGACCGCCCCCGCGTTCGACCAGCTCGAGTCCAAGACCGAGATGTTCGAGACCGGTATCAAGGTCATCGACCTGCTGACGCCCTACGTGCAGGGCGGCAAGATCGGCCTGTTCGGCGGCGCCGGCGTCGGCAAGACGGTGCTCATCCAGGAGATGATCGCCCGCGTGGCCCGTGACCACGGCGGCGTGTCCGTGTTCGCCGGCGTCGGTGAGCGGACCCGTGAGGGCAACGACCTCATCGCCGAGATGGAGGAGTCCGGCGTCCTGGGCTCCACCGCGCTCGTCTTCGGCCAGATGGACGAGCCGCCGGGCACCCGCCTGCGGGTGGCCCTGTCCGCGCTGACGATGGCGGAGTACTTCCGCGACGTGCAGCAGCAGGACGTGCTGCTGTTCATCGACAACATCTTCCGGTTCACCCAGGCCGGCTCGGAGGTCTCCACGCTGCTGGGCCGGATGCCGTCGGCGGTGGGCTACCAGCCCAACCTCGCCGACGAGATGGGCCTGCTCCAGGAGCGGATCACCTCGACCCGCGGCCACTCGATCACCTCGATGCAGGCCATCTACGTGCCCGCCGACGACTACACCGACCCCGCCCCGGCGACGACGTTCGCCCACCTCGACGCGACCACCGAGCTCTCCCGAGAGATCGCGTCCCTGGGCATCTACCCGGCCGTGGACCCGCTGACCTCCACCTCCCGGATCCTCGACCCGCGGTACATCTCCCAGGAGCACTACACCACCGCGGTGCGGGTCAAGCAGATCCTGCAGCGCAACAAGGAGCTGCAGGACATCATCGCCATCCTCGGCGTCGACGAGCTGTCCGAGGAGGACAAGATCGTCGTCAACCGGGCCCGCCGCATCCAGCGGTTCCTGTCCCAGAACACCTACGTCGCCAAGCAGTTCACCGGCATCGAGGGCTCGACCGTGCCGCTGTCGGAGACCGTCGAGGCGTTCACGAAGATCGCGGACGGCGAGTACGACCACGTCGCCGAGCAGGCGTTCTTCATGTGCGGCGGTCTGGAGGACGTCGAGCGCAACTGGGCCCGGATCCAGAAGGAGACCGGCGAGTAG
- a CDS encoding DUF2550 domain-containing protein: MEELVVPLLAALGLTLLLVVLAAAFVLRRQGLARRRASFDCSLRLPDGHWSLGVARYGYDRLEWFRVFSFSLRPKATWRRGDLVVVDRRPTQGPEVTAVVPQAVVVHCRHRGDDLDLAMTEDAYTGLASWLESAPPGQTARVT, encoded by the coding sequence GTGGAGGAGCTCGTCGTCCCCCTGCTGGCCGCCCTCGGTCTCACCCTGCTCCTCGTCGTCCTGGCCGCCGCGTTCGTCCTGCGCCGGCAGGGGCTGGCCCGGCGTCGGGCGTCCTTCGACTGCTCGCTGCGCCTGCCCGACGGCCACTGGAGTCTTGGCGTCGCTCGCTACGGCTACGACCGGCTCGAGTGGTTCCGGGTGTTCTCGTTCTCGCTGCGACCCAAGGCCACCTGGCGCCGCGGGGACCTCGTGGTGGTCGACCGCCGCCCCACCCAGGGCCCGGAGGTGACCGCGGTCGTCCCGCAGGCCGTCGTCGTCCACTGCCGCCACCGCGGGGACGACCTCGACCTGGCCATGACCGAGGACGCGTACACCGGCCTGGCCTCGTGGCTGGAGTCCGCACCGCCCGGGCAGACCGCCCGCGTGACCTGA
- a CDS encoding F0F1 ATP synthase subunit delta, with the protein MRGTSRQSLAAAEERVEPLLGTLDPAAAAEVGGELFAVARLLDSSGALRRALTDPSRDGQVKAALVDRLLEGKVNDATRALVAGLARDRWSQARDVVDAAEHLGVVAVLAAAEHQGVLDAVEDELFRFARLVEGHRELGQALGSREAPLEDRTALVRRLLEGKVHEPTLVLAVQAVTHPRGRSVPDALDAFGAVAARRRERLLARVTAAVPLTEDQRERLARLLERVYGTTMRLNIEVDPEIVGGLRVQVGDEVIDASVLSRLDDARRRLAG; encoded by the coding sequence ATGCGCGGCACCAGCAGGCAGTCCCTGGCGGCGGCCGAGGAGCGGGTGGAGCCGCTCCTGGGCACCCTTGACCCGGCCGCTGCCGCCGAGGTCGGCGGTGAGCTGTTCGCGGTCGCGCGGCTGCTGGACTCCTCGGGCGCGTTGCGCCGGGCGCTGACCGACCCCTCCCGTGACGGGCAGGTCAAGGCGGCGCTCGTCGACCGGCTGCTCGAGGGCAAGGTCAACGACGCCACCCGGGCCCTGGTCGCCGGGCTGGCCCGGGACCGCTGGTCGCAGGCCCGCGACGTGGTCGACGCCGCCGAGCACCTCGGCGTCGTCGCGGTCCTCGCCGCCGCCGAGCACCAGGGCGTCCTCGACGCCGTCGAGGACGAGCTGTTCCGGTTCGCCCGGCTCGTCGAGGGCCACCGGGAGCTCGGCCAGGCGCTCGGGAGCCGGGAGGCCCCGCTGGAGGACCGCACGGCGCTGGTCCGCCGGCTCCTGGAGGGCAAGGTCCACGAGCCGACCCTCGTGCTCGCCGTCCAGGCCGTCACCCACCCCCGCGGCCGCTCCGTGCCGGACGCCCTCGACGCCTTCGGCGCCGTCGCCGCCCGGCGGCGCGAGCGGCTTCTCGCCCGGGTCACCGCGGCGGTGCCGCTCACCGAGGACCAGCGCGAGCGACTGGCCCGGCTGCTCGAGCGCGTGTACGGCACGACGATGCGGCTCAACATCGAGGTGGACCCCGAGATCGTCGGCGGTCTGCGGGTCCAGGTCGGCGACGAGGTCATCGACGCCAGCGTCCTGAGCCGCCTCGACGACGCCCGACGCCGGCTCGCCGGCTGA
- a CDS encoding F0F1 ATP synthase subunit alpha: MAELTIRPEEIRSALDAFVQSYEPGAASREEVGRVTEAGDGIARVEGLPGVMANELLEFADGTRGLALNLDVREIGVVVLGEFTGIDEGQEVRRTGEILSAPVGDGFLGRVVDPLGNPIDGLGEIEAEGRRALELQAPGVMARKSVHEPLQTGIKAIDSMTPIGRGQRQLIIGDRQTGKTAIAIDTIINQKEFWETGDPSKQVRCIYVAVGQKGSTIASIRDALEDAGALEYTTIVAAPASDPAGYKYIAPYTGSAIGQHWMYGGKHVLIVFDDLSKQAEAYRAVSLLLRRPPGREAYPGDVFYLHSRLLERCAKLSDELGAGSMTGLPLIETKANDISAYIPTNVISITDGQIFLQSDLFNANQRPAVDVGTSVSRVGGAAQIKAMKTVAGSLRVDLAQYRALEAFAMFASDLDAASRQQLNRGQRLMELLKQPQYAPYPVEEQVVSIWLGTSGQLDKVAVGDVRRFETEFLDHLRRSTDVLSTIRETGTFEDDTAATLEREVQSFLQGFSGGQDAGLVQAGHEEAEAIDEAEVEQEKIVRQKR; encoded by the coding sequence ATGGCGGAGCTGACGATCCGACCGGAGGAGATCCGGAGCGCGCTGGACGCCTTCGTCCAGTCCTACGAGCCCGGCGCGGCCTCCCGCGAGGAGGTCGGGCGGGTCACCGAGGCCGGTGACGGCATCGCCCGGGTCGAGGGCCTGCCGGGCGTCATGGCCAACGAGCTGCTCGAGTTCGCCGACGGCACCCGCGGCCTGGCGCTCAACCTCGACGTCCGGGAGATCGGCGTCGTCGTCCTCGGCGAGTTCACCGGCATCGACGAGGGCCAGGAGGTCCGCCGCACCGGGGAGATCCTCTCCGCGCCGGTCGGCGACGGCTTTCTCGGTCGGGTCGTCGACCCGCTCGGCAACCCGATCGACGGGCTCGGCGAGATCGAGGCCGAGGGCCGCCGCGCCCTGGAGCTGCAGGCGCCCGGCGTGATGGCCCGCAAGTCGGTCCACGAGCCGCTGCAGACCGGGATCAAGGCCATCGACTCGATGACCCCGATCGGTCGCGGCCAGCGCCAGCTCATCATCGGCGACCGGCAGACCGGCAAGACGGCCATCGCCATCGACACGATCATCAACCAGAAGGAGTTCTGGGAGACCGGGGACCCGAGCAAGCAGGTCCGCTGCATCTACGTAGCCGTCGGTCAGAAGGGCTCCACCATCGCCTCGATCCGTGACGCGCTGGAGGACGCCGGGGCGCTGGAGTACACGACGATCGTCGCGGCCCCGGCGTCCGACCCGGCCGGCTACAAGTACATCGCGCCCTACACCGGCTCGGCCATCGGCCAGCACTGGATGTACGGCGGCAAGCACGTCCTCATCGTGTTCGACGACCTGTCCAAGCAGGCCGAGGCCTACCGCGCCGTGTCCCTGCTGCTGCGCCGCCCGCCGGGTCGTGAGGCGTACCCCGGTGACGTGTTCTACCTGCACTCCCGGCTGCTCGAGCGCTGCGCGAAGCTGTCCGACGAGCTCGGCGCCGGGTCGATGACGGGGCTGCCGCTGATCGAGACCAAGGCCAACGACATCTCGGCCTACATCCCGACGAACGTCATCTCGATCACCGACGGTCAGATCTTCCTGCAGTCCGACCTGTTCAACGCCAACCAGCGCCCCGCGGTCGACGTCGGCACCTCGGTCTCGCGGGTCGGCGGCGCCGCCCAGATCAAGGCGATGAAGACGGTGGCGGGCTCGCTGCGCGTGGACCTGGCGCAGTACCGGGCCCTGGAGGCGTTCGCGATGTTCGCCTCGGACCTCGACGCAGCCTCCCGTCAGCAGCTCAACCGCGGCCAGCGCCTGATGGAGCTGCTCAAGCAGCCCCAGTACGCGCCGTACCCGGTGGAGGAGCAGGTCGTGTCGATCTGGCTGGGGACCTCCGGCCAGCTCGACAAGGTCGCGGTCGGCGACGTCCGCCGCTTCGAGACCGAGTTCCTCGACCACCTGCGCCGCTCCACCGACGTCCTGTCGACCATCCGGGAGACCGGCACGTTCGAGGACGACACCGCGGCCACCCTGGAGCGCGAGGTGCAGTCCTTCCTGCAGGGCTTCTCCGGCGGGCAGGACGCCGGCCTCGTCCAGGCCGGCCACGAGGAGGCCGAGGCGATCGACGAGGCCGAGGTCGAGCAGGAGAAGATCGTCCGGCAGAAGCGCTGA
- a CDS encoding F0F1 ATP synthase subunit epsilon — translation MAELHVELVAADRTVWSGEASLVVARTTEGELGVMPGHTPVLGALVQGEVRVHPVSGSPVTVSTGGGFLSVEHDRVVLVLDDVTMPDETTASR, via the coding sequence GTGGCCGAACTCCATGTCGAGCTCGTCGCAGCCGACCGGACGGTCTGGTCCGGCGAGGCATCGCTCGTCGTGGCCCGGACCACGGAGGGCGAGCTCGGCGTCATGCCGGGCCACACCCCGGTGCTCGGCGCCCTCGTCCAGGGTGAGGTCCGGGTGCACCCCGTCAGCGGTTCCCCGGTGACGGTGAGCACGGGCGGCGGGTTCCTGTCCGTCGAGCACGACCGCGTCGTGCTGGTGCTCGACGACGTGACCATGCCGGACGAGACCACGGCCTCCCGGTAG
- a CDS encoding ATP synthase F0 subunit C, whose product MEGSLNVIGYGLAAIGPAIAVGLIFAAYINGTARQPESRGMLQPIAILGFALAEALALFGLVLAFIL is encoded by the coding sequence ATGGAAGGCAGCCTCAACGTCATCGGCTACGGCCTGGCGGCCATCGGCCCGGCCATCGCCGTCGGCCTGATCTTCGCGGCGTACATCAACGGCACCGCCCGTCAGCCCGAGTCCCGCGGCATGCTGCAGCCGATCGCCATCCTGGGCTTCGCCCTGGCCGAGGCGCTCGCCCTGTTCGGCCTGGTCCTCGCGTTCATCCTCTGA
- a CDS encoding F0F1 ATP synthase subunit B → MQTEATAVLAAEEGFWAEAYPIIPHPAELIVGLIAFGILYWIIATRVVPRFEEVYAERAAAIEGGMKQAEEAQAEAEAALEQYRAQLAEARAEAQKIREDARAEGAAIVAQMRERASAEAARITESAHKQIEAERQQAVNQLRGEVGTLAVTLASRIVGESLQDEARQSRVVERFLTELERSDADEVRARAGAGQDA, encoded by the coding sequence ATGCAGACCGAAGCCACCGCGGTCCTCGCCGCGGAGGAGGGGTTCTGGGCCGAGGCCTATCCGATCATCCCGCACCCGGCCGAGCTCATCGTCGGGCTGATCGCGTTCGGCATCCTCTACTGGATCATCGCGACCCGGGTGGTACCGCGCTTCGAGGAGGTCTACGCCGAGCGCGCGGCCGCCATCGAGGGCGGGATGAAGCAGGCCGAGGAGGCCCAGGCCGAGGCCGAGGCCGCGCTGGAGCAGTACCGGGCCCAGCTGGCCGAGGCACGCGCCGAGGCGCAGAAGATCCGTGAGGACGCTCGCGCCGAGGGCGCCGCCATCGTCGCGCAGATGCGGGAGAGGGCCTCGGCCGAGGCAGCCCGGATCACCGAGTCGGCGCACAAGCAGATCGAGGCCGAGCGCCAGCAGGCGGTCAACCAGCTGCGGGGCGAGGTGGGCACCCTGGCTGTGACCCTCGCCTCGCGCATCGTCGGGGAGTCCCTGCAGGACGAGGCCCGGCAGAGCCGTGTCGTGGAGCGCTTCCTCACCGAGCTGGAGCGCAGCGACGCCGACGAGGTGCGGGCCCGGGCCGGTGCGGGGCAGGACGCCTGA
- the atpB gene encoding F0F1 ATP synthase subunit A, whose product MSPLVLAAEGFNPPTPGDFWQPLIGDGAFAVTRSMFVIAISVVLIAWFMTAVARRMAVVPGKLQFAGEGVYNFVRNSVAIDILGSRNFRPFLPLLLTQFLLILVNNWFGVLPPIQFPTFSRIGFAIAVTLVTFVVYHAVGIRRKGLGGYFKGLMPPGIPGWISPFVYVLELMTFFITRPLTLGMRLFANMFAGHMLLLVFILGGEYMLLHGGNLFVNLSSVAAFVMAIVMTFFELLVQFLQAYVFVLLTALYIAGSLADEH is encoded by the coding sequence GTGAGCCCGCTTGTGCTCGCCGCGGAAGGCTTCAACCCGCCGACGCCCGGAGACTTCTGGCAGCCGCTCATCGGCGACGGCGCGTTCGCGGTCACGCGGTCGATGTTCGTCATCGCCATCTCCGTCGTGCTCATCGCGTGGTTCATGACGGCCGTCGCCAGGCGGATGGCCGTCGTCCCCGGCAAGCTCCAGTTCGCCGGGGAGGGCGTCTACAACTTCGTCCGGAACTCGGTCGCGATCGACATCCTCGGCAGCCGCAACTTCCGGCCGTTCCTGCCGCTGCTGCTCACCCAGTTCCTGCTGATCCTCGTCAACAACTGGTTCGGCGTCCTGCCTCCGATCCAGTTCCCGACGTTCAGCCGGATCGGCTTCGCGATCGCCGTCACCCTGGTCACGTTCGTCGTCTACCACGCGGTCGGCATCCGCCGGAAGGGCCTCGGCGGCTACTTCAAGGGCCTCATGCCGCCGGGGATCCCGGGTTGGATCTCCCCGTTCGTCTACGTGCTCGAGCTGATGACCTTCTTCATCACCCGGCCGCTGACGCTCGGGATGCGACTGTTCGCCAACATGTTCGCTGGCCACATGCTGCTGCTGGTGTTCATCCTCGGCGGCGAGTACATGCTCCTGCACGGGGGCAACCTGTTCGTCAACCTCAGCAGCGTCGCGGCGTTCGTCATGGCCATCGTCATGACGTTCTTCGAGCTGCTGGTCCAGTTCCTGCAGGCGTACGTGTTCGTCCTGCTGACCGCGCTGTACATCGCCGGCTCCCTGGCCGACGAGCACTGA